The Xenopus tropicalis strain Nigerian chromosome 2, UCB_Xtro_10.0, whole genome shotgun sequence genome window below encodes:
- the cnr2 gene encoding cannabinoid receptor 2: MSECGQGSSENATKCGTQVMDIQCFLILNSTSQKIFIAVLCIGAGALCILENTVILCMIWTSSHLRRKPSYIFLMSLALADFLASMVFSYSFVDFHVFHGAGTHAVFLFKLGGVTASFTASLGSLLLMAFDRYVSIHKPSMYKAKVTRKRALLALAGMWLITMFIAYLPLMGWNCCQLDTSCSELFPLISNNYLASWIILVVVLLTLIIYSYAHILWKAHKHAVYMEQHNMQSGRGQARLRLDIMLAKTLALVLLVLVICWSPVLILMMHSLLFSLDRSIKTIFAFCSTLCLVNSMVNPMIYAWRSRELHRKLIKGFQNIKQLLRVTGTDPEEEGAQKNSGLDTVGDETLCDTEISQ; encoded by the coding sequence ATGAGTGAATGTGGCCAGGGCTCGAGTGAAAATGCTACAAAATGCGGCACTCAGGTTATGGATATTCAGTGCTTTCTGATTCTGAACAGCACCTCTCAGAAAATCTTCATTGCTGTGCTTTGTATCGGAGCGGGAGCTTTGTGCATTCTGGAGAATACTGTGATTCTCTGCATGATATGGACCTCTTCCCATCTCAGGAGAAAACCCTCTTATATTTTCCTCATGAGTTTGGCTCTAGCTGACTTCCTAGCAAGTATGGTCTTCTCCTACAGCTTTGTGGATTTTCACGTCTTCCATGGAGCAGGTACACATGCTGTCTTCTTGTTCAAACTTGGTGGAGTCACTGCATCTTTTACAGCCTCCCTTGGAAGTTTACTCCTCATGGCTTTTGACAGATATGTTTCTATTCACAAACCATCTATGTATAAAGCTAAGGTGACCAGAAAAAGGGCATTGCTGGCTTTGGCTGGTATGTGGCTAATCACAATGTTTATTGCATACTTACCTCTTATGGGTTGGAATTGTTGTCAACTTGACACTTCATGTTCCGAACTTTTCCCCTTAATAAGCAACAACTATTTGGCAAGCTGGATAATTCTTGTGGTTGTTCTTCTTACTTTAATAATCTATTCTTATGCACACATCCTCTGGAAAGCGCACAAGCATGCTGTTTATATGGAGCAACACAACATGCAGTCTGGACGAGGACAGGCTCGGCTAAGGCTGGACATCATGCTAGCAAAAACATTAGCTTTGGTTTTACTTGTCCTTGTCATTTGCTGGTCACCAGTTCTCATTCTTATGATGCACAGCTTGTTATTTTCTCTAGACAGATCTATTAAGACTATATTTGCCTTCTGTAGTACTCTTTGTCTGGTCAACTCCATGGTGAATCCAATGATTTATGCTTGGAGAAGCAGAGAATTACACCGTAAATTAATCAAAGGATTCCAAAACATTAAGCAACTGCTAAGGGTTACAGgaactgatccagaggaagaaggAGCCCAGAAAAACTCTGGACTTGACACTGTAGGTGATGAGACTCTTTGTGACACTGAAATTAGTCAATAG